The following are encoded in a window of Cydia amplana chromosome 20, ilCydAmpl1.1, whole genome shotgun sequence genomic DNA:
- the LOC134657502 gene encoding U3 small nucleolar ribonucleoprotein protein IMP4 yields the protein MLRRQARLRREYLYRKSVEDKQKSIQAKKDQIKRSLEENIPIHGDLRKEALALQKRIDFEDKGPQRAAVIGSFSGGANTQSSQDDEYRYAGVEDPKIMITTSREPSARLKMFVKELRLIFPNSQRMNRGGYEMSQLIHACRANEVTDFIVVHEHRGVPDALVICHLPYGPTASFTLSGVVMRHDIPDLGPMSEQYPHLVFHNFKTDLGLRTMSILKYLFPVPKPDSKRVVTFANNDDYISFRQHTYRKSGKDIELTEIGPRFQMKLYEIKLGTLDALEAADTEWALRPYMNTAAKRRFLSLEDGWKEEQQD from the exons ATGTTACGAAGGCAGGCGCGTTTGCGCCGCGAGTACTTGTATAGAAAATCGGTGGAGGATAAACAGAAGAGTATTCAGGCGAAAAAAGATCAGATAAAAAGAAGTTTGGAAGAAAACATTCCGATTCATGGAGATTTGAGGAAAGAAGCGCTCGCTTTACAGAAAAGAATTGATTTTGAAGATAAAG GTCCTCAAAGAGCAGCGGTTATCGGCAGCTTCAGTGGTGGCGCCAACACACAGAGCTCTCAGGATGACGAGTACCGGTATGCCGGGGTTGAGGACCCGAAGATCATGATCACAACGTCTAGGGAGCCTAGTGCCCGGCTCAAGATGTTTGTTAAGGAACTTAG GTTAATATTTCCAAACAGCCAGCGCATGAACCGAGGTGGTTATGAGATGTCTCAGCTGATACACGCCTGTCGCGCGAATGAGGTTACAGACTTCATTGTGGTCCACGAGCACAGAGGCGTCCCTGATGCCCTG GTTATATGCCATTTACCGTACGGACCTACAGCATCCTTCACTCTATCAGGTGTTGTGATGCGACATGATATCCCAGATCTAGGTCCCATGTCTGAACAGTATCCGCATCTCGTGTTCCACAATTTCAAGACTGATTTGG GTCTGAGGACTATGAGCATTCTGAAATACCTGTTCCCGGTGCCTAAACCGGACTCGAAACGAGTCGTCACATTCGCTAACAACGACGATTATATAAGCTTCAGACAACACACGTACAGAAAG TCGGGCAAAGACATTGAGCTGACAGAAATCGGTCCCCGCTTCCAAATGAAGCTGTATGAGATAAAACTGGGCACGCTGGACGCCCTGGAGGCCGCGGATACGGAGTGGGCGCTCCGCCCCTACATGAACACTGCCGCTAAACGGCGCTTCCTCAGTTTGGAAGACGGCTGGAAAGAAGAACAGCAAGATtaa